The window GATTAGCATCTGAGAAAGCTCCAAACACAAAAATAGATAGCTCACTCATGAAATTCTCCCCCAATCCCACTGATACCTATACCAATAATTTgctcagaaaaggagaaatggagGAAGAAACGAAAATCAATGCATACTgctggcttctctgatggctcagttggtaaagaatctgcctacaatgctggagacctgggttagatccctggtttaTAGGTTTTTCGTTTTGCCTCAAGTTCCGACGTGGCTCAAAATGATGCTATTACTAATTCAGACTTTATctaaatttagtatttttttaatcatggtttctaaattattttttatttttttaaaatattgattagaccccaaaatattattcttaataagtcagacaaagaaagacaaatattgcatgataccacttatatgtggaatgtaaaaaagtATTACAAATGATGCATATTCTCAGCCATCATTAAAGTACTTGATGTTCATGCCTACAGAATTGTCATAAGGGCAACAAAACTATAGTTGGCTCAAACTCTTTTCAGTTCTGACAAAATCAAAGATATAGGTTCCTTGATAGCAGTGGCAAGATACTGAGGGTAAAACTACTCTTGGTTAAATTCCATATAATTAAAGATGATTTCAAGCTCTAGCTCAATTACCCTTTGAAAGACTGAAAGATTACATCCTCACCCTACCTGCTATATAGAAGAGAAGGATTTAACTCTCTAAAACACTAGGTATAGTATAGCTGgatattattatttatcttctatatatattttttatattgaagaAGAGTTCACttgcaatgttatattagtttcagatatatagcatagtgattcagtgtcTTATAGATTTGCTGTTCGGTCACTaaaatgtgtctgactcttcatgaccccacgaactgcagcacaccagacttcccgttccttcactatatcctggagtttgctcaaacttatgtccattgagtcgatgatgccatccaaccaattcttcctcttttgcccccttctcctcctgccctcaatcttccctagcatcatggtattttccaatgagttagctcatTGTATCTGGTGGCAAAttactgcagcttcagcttcaccatcagtccttctattgaatattcagttgatttcctttatagattatattccattaaaagttattacaatataatggctataattccttgtgctgtacaatatattcttattgcttatctattttatatataataatttgtatctcttaatccatACCACTAAtgtgccttttctctttcctctcaccTTTGGTGAGGACTAGTTTATATTCTATATCTTGAGTCTATCTCTGTTTggcatatacattcatttgtaatacttttttacattccacatataagtgatatcatgcaatatttgtctttctttgtctgacttattaaGAGTAATATTTTGGGGtctaatcaatattttaaaaaataaaaaataatttagaaaccatgataaaaaaaatactaaatttagATAAAGTCTGAATTAGTAATAGCATCACTTTGAGCCATGTCGGAACTTGAGGCAAAACGAAAAACCTATAATGTTGATGTCTTTATTGTGAAAAAGTGATATTCTGTTCATAACTTTTACACTAACTTTGACTTTTAAATATTGCATGAAAATAGCATTCATCTTGATTACTAAGGCATTTGGTATCAGGATAAATTTTGTGCCAGAGGCATTACATTACCTCCCTCATCCTCATCTTGACTCTTACTTGCTTCCTCAGTATATATATCAAAAATCTCTcatcatttatttatactttttctctttttgattttattttaagatgTAAATAAACTTTTCTTAACTTTCTGTTTACTTTTGACCTAACTAATAAGCTTCCAACAGAGTTGTATTATCTCACTCACTGATAGGATTTTTGTGTTAGAATTCAGGATTAACCCCCTAGGGGCACTAGATgacatattctaaaatatttgccCGTTACAaacctttatattttctttgccaAATTCAGTTGACATAATAACTCGCTTTGGAAATAGTCAGCAGGGTTGTGGCAGTCTCAAATCTCCAAAGCACTTTCTCCATTGCATCATAAAGAGTTCGAGGAGAGTTCAAAATCTGATGTTCTCTATGTGAAGACAAATATTTGTGAACAGCGACAAGAATGGTCAGTTAATGTTTCATGGGAATGTGGAGGTTGGCAACATTGTGAGAGCAACATAAAACCtggagtttcaaatttctggagttTGGGAGCTACTCATGTTTATGAGATacaagaagaggacaacagaaaaAATACTGTAACTATTCTACTGGTTCATCAGCTGCCTTGGAATGCAATGGAGTAGAGGTCAGAGTTTGAGCAGGAATAGTCAGGGGCTTAGGTCTGAATTCATGAGTGTGACCTTTTCTACCCTCTCCCCAATGGACTTCTATCTCTTCTTGATGCTTAGAAATACTTTAATGGTGGACACTTTTATTCTATTACCATAATCGAAATGATCAACAGCTTTCAGAGAACTGATGTGGTTTAAAACCAAGGaacatatttaaaattgataaccaacaaGACCCTATGGTATGGTGCAGGGAACTCTGTTTAATGTTGTGTGGTaggctggatgggagggcagtttgggggTAAacggatatatgtgtgtatataactaTGGCTGAGTTGCTTTGATGTTCACCTGAGACTATCACAATGTTGTCAATCAGctatatgcaaatataaaataaaatgtttcaaaaaggaaaaaaaaacccaacaagcATGCAAATCactgatatattttcttttctttttaaacttagaTGAAAGATAGAGAGATGAAAAGGCTAAGGCGCCAGAGAAATAATTCAAAGATTTTATGAGTTTGCAGAATATTAGCCCAGATCTCTTATTTTTCATACTCAACATATTTAATACTTTCAACTGTTCCCTATCATTCTATTATTCATCAGCATAGGACTTTGATGGTTAGATAGGAAGCTGTGAAACTGAGGAAATCTTGATACACAAACAGCTGACGGCATTAGGAACTTTACACAAAAGTTATTTAACCTTTAGTTGTTTCGCTGAATGAGACATTTGGATTTGTGTAACTACCATCACCCAGGGTTCATCCTAAAGACACTGACAAAGGCTCTAGTGCAATATGTCCTTTCACTGGACACAtttacataaaaaaatatttattttaataaaatatttgaagggcTGGTTTTGACTTGAACTTACTTGAATGAGTTGTTATTACCATCATTACCTCAGTTTTGATCCTCATATCACCCCTGTCCTTTAGCTATTTTATTAATGAATGGATTTCCTGACTGAAGATCCATACATtagtttcagtcagttcagttcagttcagttcagtcgtccagtcgtgtccgactctttgcgaccccatgaatcgcagcacgccaggcctccctgccatcaccaactcctggagtttactcaaacccatgtccattgagtcagtgatgccatacaaccatctcatcctctgttgtccccttctcctcctgcccccattccctcccagcatcaggatcttttccaatgagtcaactcttcgcatgaggtggccaaaatattggagtttcagcttcagcatcagtccttccaatgaatatttaggactgatttcctttaggatggactggttggatctccttgcagtccaagggactctcaagagtcttctccaacaccacagttcaaaagcatcaattttctggcgctcagctttcttcacagttcaactctcacatccatacatgaccactggaaaaaccatagccttgactagacagacctttgttggcaagtaatgtctctgctttttaatatgctgtctaggttggtcataactttccttccaaggagtacgtgTCTTTTAATTAGTTAAGTGCTTTATATATTCATCGTCAGCATCAGCATCAATTACATATTTGGTGATGTTTTCAACCTAATTCATATTTTTGTAATATGTAAAAAGttaatttgcatttaatttaTAAGCCTTAACTAATATGCTTATAGACATTGCACTCAAAATTTTGGACActtcaataaatatattcatttcactGGAATGACAGCAATAAGATGTCCttttgaaaggagagtgaaagagaaaagagatacagtaaagaagaaaacatggagAAATGTTTCAAAGAGATGGGGAAGTAAGCTCCTTGGTTTTCTATGCACCTGGCTCCAGGAGCTGGTCTGACCAGTTTGCCCTCCAGGCAGGAACAGCTTTGCCTGATGATGTTCGTGTCTCTGCCCTAAGAATGAGGGAGGCTGTCCCTCCCCTTGGCCTTCCTATTCCTCTACTGTATCATCACTGCCAGAGTCGGTCACATCTCTTAATCAGCTGAAGTGCCAAGGAAGATTAGGGATATAGTGTTGAGAATTTAGATTTCTTTCTGCCTCTTATGACAACACTTTCCCCACTAGTCTGGCTAACATAGTCTATTTGATTCTGAAAAGGGTCATATTTTGTAGGATATTTTTCACAACTGTATTTTAGCTTACATAGAAAAATGTTCATCTGATACATATCTCTGGTTCTATGCCAGCCACAGTTTCAGAATAATAGATCCAGAAAATATATAGATGAAAAGACGACAAGGAAAGAAAACGGATGAAATATGTCAGGTACTGTAGAATCCTGTCTGCTGGGTTgagtgaaaaagagtgaaaaagggaAGATGAATGAGAGGAAATAGGCAGAGTGGAAGAGCCTATAACCCTCAATCAAAAAACCTTCAGAAATCCTCTGATGTCTTAAAGATATCATCAAACACAGACACATCATAAAATGACCAATTCTGAATGAGTTTGTGGGGGGCACAAAACCTAAGAGTAAGTAGAAGGGGCTCTTCACTTATATTCCTGGTTTTCCTGGGTGTATTTTTATAGGCAGATGAGGGAATGAATGTTGAAATAAGTGTTTGTCTAAGGCAGAGAAATGTTAAGAAGCAAGCTCAGAAGttaccaaatatttttattacaattttgAGAGTCTGCCAAATACTTTGTATTATAATACTATGTGGGTCCCATTttgcctctgtgtgtgcatgtgtgaatgtGGGTCTGTGCAAGTGTATGtggtatttgtatacatatatatgctgatattttaaaataagactttAATAAATTCCATCTGTAGTCATAACACCTGTATATTAGCCATTGTATTCAGCTCTAGAGAGACTTAAAACAGATATTTCTAATGTTCTTAAAATATGTACAATGGACTGTATAGACTTactgtttttttcacttttctatttttttttcttttttttactcacATCTACCTTTCTTTTCTAAGTACTGAGACAGTAGCTTTGTCTTTCAAGGTTTTTATCCTCCTCTTTATATCCAATGTTTCACAGAGCTTAGGACAACTGTGCTTGCTAAATATTATGcagaatattaatatatactacATTGCATTTTTCTGTAGATTAGCaattttccatatttaaaaacatttcatatcaacaacaaaatatttttttgagcATGTgccttaaatatatgtatatatatttgtaaagttTATATaccattatattaatatatgtattaatgtgtgattttgaaaagataaaattaaaagtcagtgatatgtgcatatatatgcataattatatacatgtaatgcatatatatactattttacTATCGCTCTTCATTGGATCATCACATTGACCTTTCTGGAACGAGCCTACACCACTAAACAGACAACATCAAAGCTGGATTCCCCTCTCCTGCAATGACTAGTGTTCTTTTAATTATACAGTGTGAAGCTTCTAAGCTTATTTTTAGTTATTCAAGCATACCAAAATGAGCATTCATTGACTAAATCTATGCtaataatttctttatatatttcaacTGAATAGTGCATACTCACATTCTTCTACTAACAGTAACAATAAAGAAAACTCATTCTTCTAAACTTAAGTGCTGCTACAATAGTAGCTTTAGTTCTCTTGTCTTGAAAAGGAATGGATGAGACTATAGGATCTTATTGCTCTTTACCTCTCCTGTATGCTATGATTTTATGTGTTAATACAACTAATTTAAAACATGTATCCTAGAAAATTTGTATTGTGACCTGTTGTTTGTTGACAGGCTCTCCCTTGGGCATCATGCTGGTATCAGAGAAAGAAGGAGACTGGAGGATGTAGTGAAGAattgggagcttcccaggtggcttagtagtggagaatctgcctgccaagaaggagatgtgggtttgatccctaggttgggaagatcccctggagaaggaaatggcaagctacaatccatagggttgcaaaagagacacGGCTTTgctaagaacaacaacaacagtaaggaATTGAGATTGAAAGAGTGTAATGAAGTTGTGTAGTTCAAAGATGGAGTGGCTACATAAGCAATGCTTCACCAGGGATACAGCTGGAACCTACCTCTAAATGATGGGGAAAGTAGACTTACTGCTGGAAACTGGCGAGCAGCTTGGAGTCAGAGCAATTCAAGGACACCAGGTCAGAGGAGGACGATGCGAAAACAGAGAGCAAGGCAGAGAGTTAGCAGGCAGAAAATGGGAATTCCACAAAAGTTTGGGGTGAGGGATGAAGAGAAACGTGTGTAATTCCAAGCAAGCTGCTGAGTCTCAAGCACAGGACAACCACCAAAATGCAAAGATCTTGATATTTGGAGTTATGTTGTATCTCAATCAGGAAATTTTTCCTATGACTCAAGAAAGCAGGAATCCCAAGAAGGTATAGGACACTAGACTCTGAAAGTGGACCACAGTGGTGTAGAAGCACATGGCTGAATGGAAATAAGACTGTAGCTTTGAGAAAggtgatttgtttgttttaaatctaGAGGAGagaaatgttcagctttctcaGGATATTGGAAAGGGTTGAAACATTGTTTATAACTGAAGTGGTGAATATGTCAGATATTTGTAGGTAGACAACAATGTGGGTCTAGATGTGAGAAATTATAACAATAAATTCTGCTTCTGTATGTACTGCAGGCAGAGAGGATGGAGAATAACAGTACTGTGGTGACAGAATTCATCCTCGCTGGTCTGACCCAGTCTCAAAATATTCAGCTCCTGGTGTTTGCGCTAGTCTTAATTTTCTACCTCATCATCCTCCCTGGAAATTTCCTCATCATCCTCACCATCAGGTCAGACCCTGGCCTCACGGCCCCCCTCTACTTCTTCCTGGGCAACCTGGCCTTCCTGGATGCATCCTACTCCTTCATTGTGGCTCCCAGGATGCTGGTGGACTTCCTCTCTGAGAAGAAGGTGATCTCCTATAGAGGCTGTATCACTCAGCTCTTTTTCTTGCACTTccttggaggaggggagggcttaCTCCTTGTTGTGATGGCCTTTGACCGCTACATCGCTATCTGTCGTCCTTTACACTACTCAACTGTCATGAACCCTAGAACCTGCTACACCTTGCTGTTGGTTCTGTGGCTTGGAGGCTTTGTTCATTCCATTATCCAAGTGGCCCTGATCCTCCGCTTGCCCTTCTGTGGTCCAAACCGACTGGACAACTTCTTCTGTGATGTGCCGCAGGTCATCAAGCTGGCCTGCACTGACACCTTTGTGGTGGAGCTCCTGATGGTCTTCAACAGTGGCCTGCTCACCCTCCTGTGCTTTCTGGGGCTTCTGGCCTCCTATGCAGTCATCCTCTGCCGGGTGCATGGTTCCTCCTCTGAGGGGAAGAGCAAGGCCGTGTCCACATGCACCACCCACATCATTGTTATATTTCTCATGTTCGGACCTGGCATCTTTATCTACACCCGCCCCTTCAGAGCCTTCACAGCTGACAAGGTGGTTTCTCTCTTCCACACAGTGATCTTTCCTCTGTTGAACCCTGTGATTTATACTCTTCGCAACCAGGAAGTAAAAACATCTGTGAAAAGGCTGTTTAGTCAGCACTTAGCCTGATAAACAGTGggaaaaatgaatatgaaaataattactgGAGAATTTCATGTGAAATTAAGGTATTCATTTTCCAAACATACATTTATTGATCACCTCCCATTTATCGAGACTGTACTAGGCCCTGGGAGAAAGAGCTACTATTGAGGCAGGTAAAGGCACTGTTCTCTGAAGTTACAATCTAGTAGGAATAGACAGTCAATAACGTAGAAAAAAACAGTATAGTTTCAAGAAGATATATATCCCTAAAGGtactaaaaacaaaagcaaaatattcGATAGCAAGTGTGACACGGGGGTAGTGAATTTACTTTTAGTCTTGAAGTAGGTCCTTTAAGGAGGTGATGTTTTGGCTGATATCTGGACAAAATGAATATGCCAACTGTGCAAACATGGGCAGGCAGAGCCTTCCAGGCAAATGGAACAGGTATGGCAAAAATCTGGAGAGTAATGAATATATTGGTATATTTGATGATCACAGCAAATGTCAAATTGACTGGGATATAATAAGTGACTGTATAAATGGTTAGCATTCATGTTGGAGATACTGACAATGTCCAGCACATAGACAGAGTCTAGGAAGTGACTATAAAgagctcattttaaaataattataataagaaTCCATTCTAAACACAGAGTAATTTCTCTAGTATGGTTCAAAAGTGATTCCAGGCTGTAAACTCAAGATTCTGAAGATATCAGAGttgaaaatgttattaaaagGGAAATATTATGCTTACATCTTCAAAAGGAATTAAActgtaaatttttctttaataatcacATAGAGGAAGGCAAATAAAGAAGGTCATTTTCATATGAAAAAAGTCATGGAAACATTTCACTGTCTTTTCTGCCATGACTTCATAATTAGTCCTATCAGATACTTTTGACTCCTAACTGTTTATTGATCTCATCTGTAATTGACTTCACACTGAGTGTGACCCTGATGGTTCTTTGGTGTTTCAATCAGGAATCTATAGCattctaattatttaaaaatgatttaatataGAGAATTACATGCTTATGAAACAGTTTCAAAGCTTGGAAGAACAGATTATAGGCTGGATATCCAGAGATGACTCCCAGAACAGCACAGGGGACCtagactataaagagagctgttCTTGCTACAACCTTTGTCATCTGTTGTCTGAAAAATACCACCGTGTTAGCCTAGGACCAGAGTCAGTATGATGATCCACAGCCACCGTGACTTATCAAATTTCCCCTAGATAACAGAAGCCTCTCCTGGCACTGCCTCTCTGCCAATGACTTAACCAGCTGAATGGGTAGCATCCAAAACAAACCTGGAACCAAAATGCATgggattaattttatatattttatttaaaaaatcaaaattaaaatgcttatgatttaatataaatataaatatgattttaaataaatataaatcacacacatggtaaaatatgcatataatggaaaagagcattttcttttctgaaatagcTCCTTCTCAATCCTACTttctatcagggcttccctgatagctcagttggtaaagaatccgcctgcaatgcagaagatcccagttcgattcctgggtcgggcagatccactggagaaaggataggctaaccactccagtgttcttggacttccctgtggctcagctggtataaaatcagcctgcaatgcaggacacctgggtttgatccctgggtttggaagatccgctggaggagggcatggaaacccactccagtattcttccctggggaatccccatggatggggagcttgtcaggctacagtccttggagtcacaaagaatcagacaccactgagcgattcAACACAGCACAGCTACCTTTATATCTGCTCACGTACCTGCATCTCTCCTGAGACTGAGTGACCTGATGCTTTTCCTACAAAAGCTGATTCTTCCAGCTGTGCATCAGACTCCATATTCTCTTTCCTACAAAGGACCAttactcctttctctcttctgaacCACTAACTTTTTCCTCCCTATTGCATCCCCTTGGCATATGTTTCTTTCATCTTCAATAAAATCTTTTTGTCAGCTTTCTCCTTCCCACACCTTATCtcattttttcttcccctttagaGCCAAGCTTGAGAGtagtttagaaatatttatagacttttaAGGAGCAGCTTTATGTTTATAGGAAAGTTGAGCAGAAAATACAAAGTTTCTATATATCATCTGTCCCCCACAATATATACGTACTTTTTCCCGTTAATATCTTGCATTAGTGTGGTATATCTGCAACAGCTGATGAACCAATActgatatattattttaaaataaaatccaaagtttATATTAGAGTTCACATTTTCTCTGCAGTTCTATGGATGCTGACAAATACATTTCACCTATTCATCATTTATGGCATCATACGGAGTAGTTTTgctgccctaaaaatcccctgtgttccacctattcatccttgcctcttttctttctcccctcaACCCCCTGACAACCACTGACCTTTTTACAGTCTCTATAGTTTTGCTGTGTACAGAATGCCACACAGTTGGAACCATACACTATGTAGTTTTAATCTTCTCAGGCTGGCTTGTTCATTGTTccaatgtttttccttttcaactCACCCAGTCATGccaataaaataacttttttcatgATCACCAGTGATAGCAATGATTATTAGTCAGGTCTCATCATGTTTGACCTCTGAATAGCATCTGACACAGTGGATCACTGCCTTCCCAAGCCCTCCATGTTTCTTTGTCTCCCCCAAACATCACCAGTTGTTCCTTCATTCTTCTTTGAGAACTTATCCTTAGCTACCCAGCTTTCCTGTCTGTAAAccccatctatctatccataaTCTTCATGCTCATGAATGCTAGGCTCCTCTCCCCAGCAGCCTATGCCCTTGCCACAGCTCTGCTTTCAAGTCCTGTTTCATCTCATGCATGACATCCCAGACTGACTCTTGCTGTTCACtgtacctctctctccaccccaaaACACAATGGAATTCACTGTAATTCCATTTTTCCTGTCTCTGGCCCCAAATCTAAGATTTGTAATATTTTAGAAGTATTTTCTCTCATATTCCACATCAAATCTATTAACAAGCCTGGATTAGCGCTGTCATCATGAAACTGCCAGGTGACATCATCTCTCCCTCAAATTCTACCACCTATGCCCAAAccaccatcatctcttgcctATATTATAGCTGTAACCTCTTTATTGGTCTTCTGTTTTTGTCCCAGTTTATTCTATTGTCAGCAGAGCATCCAGAATGATCTGGTTAAAATATAGTCACATCATCTCTGTCTTCTCAGAACCCTCGATGACTTTGCTGTTAAAGAGCTAAGTCTTCCCTTGTGGTCTATAAATGTCCATATGACCCTATCCACAAGCCCCAACTCCCATTCTTTTTAATGCTCTGATCTCTTATTCTAATGCATCCTATCTTATTCCTTCTGTTCAGTTCTCCTGTCCTCCTGATCCTGGGCTATGTCAGCCCACCCTTCCCAATCCCACCCCAGTAACTTCGACTTGATGGTTCCTCTCTCTGGAATCTACTTTTCCAAGATATTGCCAAGCCTTACTATATAATTTCCTGATATTTGACCTGTCCTCAAAGGCGACCTTTTGTGTGACAACTTCCCTGAGCACCCATTCCCAGAACAGTCCCTGCCCATCTTTCCTGCATCACTTTTGTTCATAGCACTTATTACCTTTTAACAGGACATATGTTGCACATGCttttttattgtctgtctttttccACTATGGTATGTAACATCCATCAAAGCAAAAATTGGTTTGTTTTGACTATTGGCTAACACAAAGAAGGAGTTTGTAAATATTAAACTAATAAGTTAAAGAATAATATGAGAATTCATGTAATTCTACTATGCAGAAACatctaatattaaaattttgtcagttttacatgtataaacattattatttttataaaaattgagtcatattatacatataattttctagaaaattaAATATGGAATTATTTCTTTGCTGTTTCTAAGAGTAGGGCTCACTTTCTTTTACAGATTTActatttggaaaaaacaaaagtatCATATTTATTATAGCTTTCAATGTGTACTATTGCCATCAACGTCTgttaattaaatgcatttttgctttagaatattttctaaaaattgagGTAAAATATAAAGTCCCTTTTGTCAAGAAGGGTTATAAA of the Muntiacus reevesi chromosome 7, mMunRee1.1, whole genome shotgun sequence genome contains:
- the LOC136172163 gene encoding olfactory receptor 4N2, whose protein sequence is MENNSTVVTEFILAGLTQSQNIQLLVFALVLIFYLIILPGNFLIILTIRSDPGLTAPLYFFLGNLAFLDASYSFIVAPRMLVDFLSEKKVISYRGCITQLFFLHFLGGGEGLLLVVMAFDRYIAICRPLHYSTVMNPRTCYTLLLVLWLGGFVHSIIQVALILRLPFCGPNRLDNFFCDVPQVIKLACTDTFVVELLMVFNSGLLTLLCFLGLLASYAVILCRVHGSSSEGKSKAVSTCTTHIIVIFLMFGPGIFIYTRPFRAFTADKVVSLFHTVIFPLLNPVIYTLRNQEVKTSVKRLFSQHLA